In Argiope bruennichi chromosome X1, qqArgBrue1.1, whole genome shotgun sequence, a single window of DNA contains:
- the LOC129958058 gene encoding ATP synthase subunit s, mitochondrial-like translates to MLQYFNKCCISLSVSSRRTFYTWLNTVFNKVDEQRIKDVGPDRAAAEWLLRCGASVKWKNHEKWVSDYNILQMEFLPKNVIEEIDATESCIMHVGFPYLNDLKYVKTIKLHKCFYIEDTCINMLSAVKNSLQNLEIVSCGNVTDNGILSVAKLTNLKFLYLYDLPEVTDKEHCLHVLLKNLPECKLSFPIIPET, encoded by the exons atgttacaatatttcaataaatgctgTATCTCCTTGTCAGTTTCGAGTAGAAGAACATTTTACACTTGGCTCAATACTGTCTTCAACAA AGTTGACGAGCAACGAATAAAAGATGTTGGCCCAGATCGTGCTGCAGCAGAGTGGCTGTTAAGATGTGGAGCATCTGTTAAATGGAAAAACCATGAAAAATGGGTGTCTGATTATAATATTCTACAGATGGAGTTTTTaccaaaaaatgtaattgaagaaATTGACGCAACTGAATCATGTATAATGCACGTAGGATTTCCATACTTAA atgactTAAAATATGTGAAAACCATCAAGTtacacaaatgtttttatatagaaGATACTTGCATTAATATGTTATCTGCAGTTAAGAACTCTCTTCAAAACCTTGAAATTGTTAGTTGTGGAAATGTGACTGATAATGGAATTCTATCTGTGGCTAAGCTAAC gaacttgaaatttttatatctgtatGATCTTCCTGAAGTTACAGACAAAGAGCACTGTTTGCATGTTCTGCTGAAGAATTTGCCTGAATGTAAACT